A portion of the Periophthalmus magnuspinnatus isolate fPerMag1 chromosome 2, fPerMag1.2.pri, whole genome shotgun sequence genome contains these proteins:
- the acp2 gene encoding lysosomal acid phosphatase, with translation MNPGPLLTLLALSCVRGPVVSGRELVYVTVLFRHGDRSPIRAYPTDPYQESAWPQGFGQLSQVGMKQHYNLGQFLRKRYTGFLKESYDRQEISVRSTDFDRTLMSAEANLAGLYPPNGSQVFNPDIKWQPIPVHTVPMPEERLLSFPLSDCPRYKQLMSETEQTPEFRNVTAFYQDVIELVRNKTLLNKTNIESVWGVYDTLFCEAQHNMTPPDWVTPDVMTSLKYLKDFAFRMAFGIYKQTEKSRLQGGLLLGEIVKNLTLMATENPKPKLKLMMLSAHDTTVAALQASLNVFNGIQPPYASCHIFELNKEENGAYTVSMFYRNNTELYPVELPGCALDCPLEDFRALTKPSISDDRDQECQLPSPGTSKEVIISLAVSGCVLFILIATLLAVICRQTEPMRSRGYQHVINEAES, from the exons ATGAACCCGGgccccctcctcaccctcctggccctgagctgtgtccGAGGGCCAGTGGTCAGCGGAAGAGAGCTGGTTTATGTCACTGTG CTCTTTCGCCATGGAGACCGCTCCCCCATCCGGGCCTACCCCACTGACCCGTACCAGGAGAGCGCCTGGCCTCAGGGCTTCGGGCAACTTTCCCAG gTGGGCATGAAGCAGCACTATAACCTGGGACAGTTCCTTCGAAAGCGCTACACCGGCTTCCTCAAAGAGTCTTACGATCGTCAAGAG ATTTCGGTGCGAAGTACAGACTTTGACCGGACCCTGATGAGCGCAGAGGCGAATCTCGCAG GTCTGTACCCTCCAAATGGCTCCCAGGTCTTCAACCCGGACATAAAATGGCAGCCGATCCCCGTGCACACCGTCCCAATGCCTGAGGAGAGG CTCCTTTCATTTCCTCTGTCTGACTGCCCTCGCTACAAACAGCTCATGAGCGAGACGGAACAGACGCCGGAGTTTCGCAACGTCACCGCGTTCTACCAG gaCGTCATCGAGCTGGTGAGaaacaaaactttattaaaCAAGACGAACATTGAATCCGTTTGGGGCGTCTACGATACGTTATTCTGCGAG GCTCAGCACAACATGACTCCTCCAGACTGGGTCACTCCTGACGTCATGACCAGCCTCAAATACCTGAAGGATTTTGCATTTCGG ATGGCGTTTGGGATCTACAAGCAAACGGAAAAGAGCCGTCTTCAGGGAG GTCTGCTTTTAGGAGAAATCGTAAAGAATCTCACTCTCATGGCTACGGAAAACCCCAAACCAAAACTCAAGCTCATGATGCTGTCTGCg CACGACACCACCGTAGCCGCTCTTCAGGCCAGTCTAAATGTTTTCAACGGAATCCAGCCGCCGTACGCCTCGTGTCACATCTTTGAGCTCAACAAGGAGGAGAACGG GGCTTACACAGTCTCCATGTTTTACCGCAACAACACTGAACTCTACCCAGTGGAGTTACCCGGCTGTGCTCTTGACTGCCCCCTTGAGGACTTCAGAGCACTTACGAAACCTTCTATTTCGGACGATCGGGATCAGGAATGTCAACTTCCTTCACCGGGAACGAGCAAAG AAGTAATAATTAGCTTAGCGGTGTCCGGCTGCGTGCTCTTCATCCTCATCGCCACCCTCCTCGCCGTCATCTGCCGCCAAACGGAGCCGATGAGGTCGCGGGGATACCAACATGTCATCAACGAGGCCGAGTCCTGA